A genome region from Streptomyces sp. S4.7 includes the following:
- a CDS encoding IS481 family transposase — MSHRNARLTVFGRRLLVERVFSGRPVAHVAAEMGVSRATAHKWVRRWRTEGEAGLHDRSSRPRTTPHRTPAGIEARVCDLRRERKLGPARIGPVLGLPASTVHRILARHGLSRLAWPDRPTGTVIRRYERERPGELVHVDVKKLGRIPDGGGHRALGREAGRPVRGMGFDYVHSAVDDHSRLAYSEIHADEKVTTCAGFLTRAAAFFHAHGIPRIERVLTDNAWAYRKGLAWKAALAQLGATGKLTRPYRPQTNGKVERFNRTLLDEWAYLRPYTSNTERTEALTDFLHTYNHHRCHTALDGHPPITRVNNPPGQYT, encoded by the coding sequence GTGTCCCACCGTAATGCCCGGCTGACCGTGTTCGGTAGGCGTCTACTGGTCGAACGTGTCTTCTCGGGCCGCCCGGTCGCGCATGTCGCGGCCGAGATGGGTGTATCGAGGGCCACGGCCCACAAGTGGGTCCGCCGCTGGCGGACGGAAGGCGAGGCCGGGCTGCACGACCGGTCCAGCCGGCCGCGCACGACGCCGCACCGGACCCCGGCCGGTATCGAGGCCCGGGTGTGTGACCTGCGCCGGGAGCGCAAACTCGGTCCCGCCCGGATCGGCCCGGTCCTGGGACTGCCCGCCTCGACCGTCCACCGGATCCTGGCCCGCCACGGTCTCAGCCGGCTGGCCTGGCCCGACCGGCCCACCGGCACCGTGATCCGGCGCTACGAACGCGAGCGTCCGGGCGAACTCGTCCACGTGGACGTGAAGAAGCTCGGCCGCATTCCCGACGGCGGCGGCCACCGTGCCCTGGGCCGTGAAGCGGGCCGGCCGGTCCGCGGCATGGGCTTCGACTACGTCCACTCCGCCGTCGACGACCACTCCCGCCTCGCCTACAGCGAGATCCACGCAGACGAGAAGGTCACGACCTGCGCCGGTTTCCTCACCCGCGCCGCCGCGTTCTTCCACGCCCACGGCATCCCCCGCATCGAACGGGTCCTCACCGACAACGCGTGGGCCTACCGCAAGGGCCTCGCCTGGAAGGCCGCCCTGGCCCAGCTCGGAGCGACCGGCAAACTCACCCGCCCCTACCGGCCCCAGACCAACGGCAAAGTCGAACGCTTCAACCGCACCCTGCTCGACGAATGGGCCTACCTGCGGCCCTACACCTCGAACACCGAGCGGACCGAAGCCCTGACAGACTTCCTCCACACCTACAACCACCACCGCTGCCACACCGCACTCGACGGACACCCGCCCATCACCCGCGTCAACAACCCTCCGGGTCAATACACCTAG
- a CDS encoding adenylate/guanylate cyclase domain-containing protein: MRVDDTTSGGGDEKPPSDSSGHPTPHHAVDHTAEPTDDPLAIRLEQLILGAERRYTPFQAARTAGVSMDLASRFWRAMGFADIGQARALTEADVLALRRLAGLVEAGLLSEPMAIQVARSTGQTTARLAEWQIDSFLAGLTEPPEPGMTRTEVTYPLVELLLPELEEFLVYVWRRQLAAATGRVVQAADDEEMVDRRLAVGFADLVGFTRLTRRLEEEELGELVEAFETTCADLVAAHGGRLIKTLGDEVLYAADDAGTAAEIALRLIETMTHDESMPALRVGIAFGTVTTRMGDVFGNTVNLASRLTSIAPKDAVLVDGALAEELIRTGDTPASEAEAAEEAATAEKAGEEPPSYRFAIQPMWQRPVRGLGVVEPWLLTRRPKPDA; the protein is encoded by the coding sequence GTGAGGGTCGACGACACGACCTCCGGTGGTGGGGACGAAAAGCCGCCGTCGGACTCCTCCGGTCACCCCACCCCGCACCACGCCGTCGACCACACGGCCGAGCCCACCGACGACCCCCTCGCCATCCGGCTCGAACAGCTGATCCTCGGCGCCGAGCGCCGCTACACCCCCTTCCAGGCCGCCCGCACCGCCGGTGTCTCGATGGACCTCGCGTCCCGTTTCTGGCGGGCCATGGGCTTCGCGGACATCGGCCAGGCACGGGCCCTCACCGAGGCCGACGTCCTGGCGCTGCGGCGGCTCGCCGGTCTCGTCGAGGCCGGTCTGCTGAGCGAGCCGATGGCGATCCAGGTCGCCCGGTCGACCGGACAGACCACCGCCCGCCTGGCGGAGTGGCAGATCGATTCCTTCCTCGCCGGGCTCACGGAGCCGCCCGAGCCCGGGATGACCCGGACCGAGGTCACGTATCCCCTGGTCGAGCTGTTGCTCCCGGAGCTGGAGGAGTTCCTGGTGTACGTGTGGCGGCGCCAGCTCGCCGCCGCGACCGGACGTGTCGTCCAGGCCGCCGACGACGAGGAGATGGTGGACCGCCGTCTCGCCGTAGGCTTCGCCGACCTCGTCGGTTTCACCCGGCTGACCCGCCGCCTGGAGGAGGAGGAGCTCGGCGAACTGGTCGAGGCGTTCGAGACGACCTGCGCCGACCTGGTGGCCGCGCACGGCGGCCGGCTCATCAAGACCCTCGGCGACGAGGTCCTGTACGCGGCGGACGACGCGGGTACGGCCGCGGAGATCGCGCTGCGGCTCATCGAGACCATGACGCACGACGAGTCGATGCCCGCGCTGCGCGTCGGCATCGCGTTCGGCACCGTCACCACCCGGATGGGCGACGTGTTCGGCAACACCGTGAATCTGGCGAGCCGGCTCACCTCGATAGCTCCCAAGGACGCCGTCCTGGTCGACGGCGCGCTCGCGGAGGAGCTGATCCGGACGGGCGACACCCCGGCCTCCGAGGCCGAGGCGGCGGAAGAGGCCGCGACCGCCGAGAAGGCGGGCGAGGAGCCGCCGTCGTACCGCTTCGCCATACAGCCGATGTGGCAGCGGCCGGTGCGCGGGCTCGGTGTCGTGGAGCCCTGGCTCCTGACGAGGCGGCCCAAGCCCGACGCCTGA
- a CDS encoding biotin--[acetyl-CoA-carboxylase] ligase, giving the protein MTEHNAAGSRWTDLERPPLNTPALRRGLIVPGRLWTSLDVVTATGSTNSDLAARADELPEGAVLVAEEQTRGRGRMDRKWSAPARSGLFLSVLLRPGPDVPVERWGWLPLLTGVAVATAVARAAGVDTALKWPNDLLVKVGGEERKAGGILAERAADDAVVVGIGLNVSLTESELPVPGAGSLALANAVSVDRDPLLRAVLRGVEHWYGTWRDAAGDPAASGLQEAYAAGCATLGRPVRAELPGERQLVGDAVAIDGDGRLVIATEGGGQEAVGAGDVVHLRAA; this is encoded by the coding sequence ATGACGGAGCACAATGCCGCGGGCAGCCGCTGGACCGATCTCGAACGCCCCCCGCTGAACACCCCCGCGCTGCGGCGCGGTCTGATCGTGCCGGGCCGCCTGTGGACCTCGCTCGACGTCGTCACGGCGACGGGTTCCACCAACTCCGACCTCGCCGCCCGCGCCGACGAGCTCCCCGAGGGCGCGGTGCTGGTCGCCGAGGAGCAGACGCGGGGGCGCGGGCGGATGGACCGGAAGTGGTCGGCGCCCGCCCGGTCAGGGCTGTTCCTCTCCGTACTCCTGCGGCCGGGGCCGGACGTCCCCGTCGAACGCTGGGGATGGCTGCCGCTGCTGACCGGTGTCGCGGTGGCGACGGCCGTCGCGCGCGCGGCGGGTGTGGACACGGCGCTGAAGTGGCCCAACGACCTGCTGGTGAAGGTCGGCGGCGAGGAACGCAAGGCGGGCGGGATCCTCGCGGAGCGCGCGGCCGACGACGCGGTGGTCGTCGGCATCGGCCTGAACGTCAGCCTCACCGAATCGGAGCTGCCCGTCCCCGGCGCGGGGTCGCTCGCGCTCGCGAACGCGGTGTCCGTCGACCGAGATCCGCTGCTGCGGGCGGTGCTGCGCGGGGTGGAGCACTGGTACGGCACGTGGCGGGACGCGGCGGGCGACCCGGCGGCGTCGGGACTCCAGGAGGCGTACGCGGCGGGCTGCGCGACGCTGGGCCGCCCGGTGCGCGCCGAGCTGCCCGGGGAGCGGCAACTGGTGGGGGACGCGGTGGCGATCGACGGTGACGGACGGCTGGTGATCGCGACGGAGGGCGGCGGACAGGAGGCCGTGGGCGCGGGGGACGTGGTGCACCTGCGTGCGGCATAG
- a CDS encoding enoyl-CoA hydratase-related protein codes for MGAVGAESDQRFGEFVAVRRHGHVAELVLDRPKAMNAVSTEMARSIGAACAALGADREVRVTVLTSTHARAFCVGADLKERNSLSDAELVRQRPTARAAYTGVLELPMPTIAAVHGFALGGGFELALSCDLIVADPTAVVGLPEVSVGVIPGGGGTQLLPRRVGAARAAELIFTARRLEAREAHELGLVDQLAAEGADRDEALALASRIAGNSPVGLRAAKRALRLGHGLDLRAGLEVEDAAWRSVAFSGDRTEGVAAFNEKRKPQWPGE; via the coding sequence GTGGGTGCGGTGGGCGCGGAGAGTGATCAGCGGTTCGGGGAGTTCGTCGCGGTGCGCAGGCACGGGCATGTGGCCGAGCTGGTGCTCGACCGGCCCAAGGCCATGAACGCGGTCTCGACGGAGATGGCACGCTCCATCGGCGCGGCCTGCGCGGCGCTCGGCGCGGACCGGGAGGTACGGGTCACCGTCCTCACCTCGACCCACGCGCGGGCCTTCTGCGTGGGCGCGGACCTCAAGGAGCGGAACTCGCTGAGCGACGCCGAGCTGGTACGTCAGCGGCCCACCGCCCGCGCCGCGTACACCGGCGTCCTGGAGCTCCCGATGCCGACCATCGCGGCCGTGCACGGCTTCGCCCTCGGCGGCGGGTTCGAGCTGGCGCTCTCCTGCGACCTGATCGTCGCCGACCCGACGGCGGTCGTCGGACTGCCCGAGGTCTCCGTGGGTGTGATCCCCGGCGGCGGCGGTACGCAACTGCTGCCGCGCCGCGTCGGGGCGGCCCGCGCCGCCGAACTCATCTTCACCGCACGGCGGTTGGAGGCGCGCGAGGCGCACGAGCTGGGCCTCGTCGACCAGCTGGCGGCCGAAGGGGCCGACCGTGACGAGGCGCTGGCGCTGGCCTCCCGTATCGCCGGGAACTCGCCGGTCGGACTCCGGGCGGCGAAGCGCGCACTGCGGCTGGGGCACGGGCTGGACCTGCGGGCCGGTCTGGAGGTCGAGGACGCGGCGTGGCGTTCGGTGGCCTTCTCCGGGGACCGTACGGAGGGTGTCGCCGCGTTCAACGAGAAGCGGAAGCCGCAGTGGCCGGGCGAGTAG
- a CDS encoding acyl-CoA carboxylase subunit beta has translation MSEPEIDRGTEHSHTTAGKIADLQRRIEEATHAGSARAVEKQHAKGKLTARERVELLLDEGSFVELDEFARHRSTNFGIEKNRPYGDGVVTGYGTVDGRPVCVYSQDFTIFGGSLGEVYGEKIVKVMDFALKTGCPVIGINDGGGARIQEGVVALGLFAEIFRRNVHASGVVPQISLIVGPCAGGAVYSPAITDFTVMVDQTSHMFITGPDVIKTVTGEDVGFEELGGARTHNTTSGVAHHLAGDEKDAVEYVKSLLSYLPSNNLSEPPAFPEVAELDATAEDLELDTLIPDSANQPYDMHTAIEHVLDDAEFLETQALFAPNIITGFGRVEGYPVGIVANQPLQFAGCLDIDASEKAARFVRTCDAFNIPVITFVDVPGFLPGVDQEYGGIIRRGAKLIYAYAEATVPLITVITRKAFGGAYDVMGSKHLGADLNLAWPTAQIAVMGAQGAVNILHRRTIAAAEDQDATRAGLIAEYEDALLNPYVAAERGYVDAIILPSETRAHLVKGLRQLRTKRESLPPKKHGNIPL, from the coding sequence ATGTCCGAGCCGGAAATCGACCGCGGAACAGAGCACAGCCACACCACCGCGGGCAAGATCGCGGACCTCCAGCGCCGTATCGAGGAGGCCACGCACGCGGGCTCCGCGCGGGCGGTGGAGAAGCAGCACGCCAAAGGCAAGCTGACGGCCCGCGAGCGGGTCGAGCTGCTCCTCGACGAGGGGTCGTTCGTCGAGCTCGACGAGTTCGCCAGGCACCGGTCCACCAATTTCGGCATCGAGAAGAACCGCCCGTACGGAGACGGTGTCGTCACCGGTTACGGCACGGTCGACGGCCGCCCGGTCTGCGTCTACTCGCAGGACTTCACGATCTTCGGCGGTTCGCTCGGCGAGGTCTACGGCGAGAAGATCGTCAAGGTCATGGACTTCGCGCTGAAGACCGGCTGTCCGGTCATCGGCATCAACGACGGCGGCGGCGCCCGTATCCAGGAGGGCGTGGTCGCGCTCGGCCTGTTCGCCGAGATCTTCCGCCGCAACGTGCACGCGTCGGGTGTCGTCCCGCAGATCAGCCTCATCGTGGGTCCGTGCGCGGGCGGCGCCGTCTACTCCCCGGCGATCACCGACTTCACGGTGATGGTGGACCAGACCTCGCACATGTTCATCACCGGGCCCGACGTCATCAAGACGGTCACCGGCGAGGACGTCGGCTTCGAGGAGCTGGGCGGGGCGCGTACGCACAACACGACGTCAGGCGTCGCGCACCACCTGGCCGGTGACGAGAAGGACGCCGTCGAGTACGTGAAGTCGCTGCTGTCGTATCTGCCGTCGAACAACCTCTCCGAGCCGCCCGCCTTCCCGGAGGTGGCCGAACTCGACGCCACCGCCGAGGACTTGGAGCTGGACACGCTCATCCCGGACTCGGCGAACCAGCCGTACGACATGCACACCGCCATCGAGCACGTGCTGGACGACGCCGAATTCCTGGAGACGCAGGCGCTGTTCGCGCCGAACATCATCACCGGTTTCGGCCGGGTCGAGGGCTATCCGGTCGGCATCGTGGCCAACCAGCCGCTGCAGTTCGCGGGTTGTCTGGACATCGACGCGTCCGAGAAGGCGGCGCGGTTCGTCCGCACCTGCGACGCGTTCAACATCCCGGTCATCACGTTCGTGGACGTACCGGGCTTCCTGCCGGGTGTCGACCAGGAGTACGGCGGCATCATCCGGCGCGGCGCCAAGCTGATCTACGCGTACGCGGAGGCGACGGTCCCGCTGATCACCGTGATCACGCGCAAGGCGTTCGGCGGCGCGTACGACGTGATGGGCTCCAAGCACCTGGGCGCCGACCTCAATCTGGCCTGGCCGACGGCGCAGATCGCGGTGATGGGCGCGCAGGGCGCGGTCAACATCCTGCACCGGCGCACGATCGCCGCCGCCGAGGACCAGGACGCGACGCGGGCCGGTCTGATCGCGGAGTACGAGGACGCGCTGCTGAACCCGTACGTCGCGGCCGAACGCGGCTATGTCGACGCGATCATCCTGCCGTCCGAGACGCGGGCGCATCTGGTGAAGGGGCTGCGGCAGTTGCGTACGAAGCGGGAGAGCCTGCCCCCGAAGAAGCACGGCAACATCCCTCTGTAG
- the hutH gene encoding histidine ammonia-lyase, producing the protein MDMHTVVVGPAGTTAEDVVAVARGNARVELSADALSALVAAREIVDALAAKPEPVYGVSTGFGALASRAIGPDLRGRLQRNIVRSHAAGMGPRVEREVVRALMFLRLKTVASGHTGVRPLVAQTMADVLNAGITPVVHEYGSLGCSGDLAPLSHCALTLMGEGDAEGPDGVLKPAGELLAAHGIRPVELREKEGLALLNGTDGMLGMLVMALADLQRLYTSADITAALTLEALLGTDKVLAPELHAIRPHPGQGASADNMLRVLAGSGLTGHFQEDAAPRVQDAYSVRCAPQVAGAGRDTLAYARIVADRELASSVDNPVVLLGGTSQGEVSGGGRVESNGNFHGAPVAYVLDFLAIVAADLGSIAERRTDRLLDKNRSHGLPAFLADDPGLDSGLMIAQYTQAALVSEMKRLAVPASVDSIPSSAMQEDHVSMGWSAARKLRTAVGNLTRVVAVELYAATRAIELRRGLMPAPASLAVIEALRAAGIEGPGPDRFLAPDLAAADAFVREGRLVAAVEPVTGPLA; encoded by the coding sequence ATGGATATGCACACTGTCGTCGTGGGGCCGGCCGGCACCACCGCCGAGGACGTCGTCGCCGTCGCCCGCGGCAACGCCCGCGTCGAGCTCTCCGCCGACGCCCTCTCCGCCCTCGTCGCCGCCCGCGAGATCGTCGACGCGCTCGCCGCCAAGCCCGAGCCCGTGTACGGCGTCTCCACCGGCTTCGGCGCGCTCGCCAGCCGTGCCATCGGGCCGGACCTGCGCGGGCGGCTCCAGCGCAACATCGTGCGGTCGCACGCCGCCGGCATGGGCCCCCGGGTCGAGCGCGAGGTCGTGCGGGCGCTGATGTTCCTGCGGCTCAAGACCGTCGCGTCCGGGCACACCGGCGTACGCCCGCTGGTCGCGCAGACCATGGCGGACGTACTGAACGCCGGGATCACGCCCGTCGTGCACGAGTACGGCTCCCTCGGCTGCTCCGGCGACCTCGCGCCGCTCTCCCACTGCGCGCTGACGCTGATGGGCGAGGGCGACGCGGAGGGGCCGGACGGCGTCCTGAAGCCCGCGGGCGAGCTGCTGGCCGCGCACGGCATCAGGCCCGTCGAGCTGCGGGAGAAGGAGGGACTCGCGCTCCTCAACGGCACCGACGGAATGCTCGGCATGCTGGTCATGGCGCTCGCCGATCTCCAGCGGCTCTACACCTCCGCCGACATCACCGCCGCGCTGACACTGGAGGCCCTGCTCGGTACGGACAAGGTCCTCGCCCCCGAGCTGCACGCCATCCGCCCGCACCCCGGCCAGGGCGCCAGCGCCGACAACATGCTGCGGGTGCTCGCCGGGTCCGGGCTGACCGGGCACTTCCAGGAGGACGCGGCGCCCCGGGTGCAGGACGCGTACTCCGTGCGCTGCGCCCCGCAGGTCGCCGGCGCGGGCCGGGACACCCTCGCGTACGCCCGGATCGTCGCGGACCGCGAGCTGGCCTCCTCCGTCGACAATCCGGTGGTGCTGCTCGGGGGTACCTCCCAGGGCGAAGTCTCTGGGGGAGGCCGCGTGGAGTCCAACGGAAACTTCCACGGCGCCCCCGTCGCGTACGTCCTGGACTTCCTCGCGATCGTCGCCGCCGACCTCGGCTCCATCGCCGAGCGCCGCACGGACCGGCTGCTCGACAAGAACCGTTCGCACGGTCTGCCCGCCTTCCTCGCGGACGACCCCGGTCTCGACTCGGGCCTGATGATCGCCCAGTACACACAGGCCGCGCTGGTCAGTGAGATGAAGCGGCTGGCCGTCCCGGCGTCCGTCGACTCCATCCCGTCCTCGGCGATGCAGGAGGATCACGTGTCCATGGGCTGGTCGGCGGCGCGCAAGCTCCGTACGGCAGTCGGGAACCTGACCCGCGTCGTGGCCGTCGAGCTGTACGCGGCGACCCGCGCGATCGAGCTGCGCAGGGGCCTGATGCCCGCGCCCGCCTCGCTCGCGGTCATCGAGGCGCTGCGTGCGGCGGGGATAGAGGGTCCGGGTCCCGACCGGTTCCTGGCCCCGGATCTCGCGGCGGCCGACGCGTTCGTGCGCGAGGGCCGGCTGGTGGCGGCGGTGGAGCCGGTGACCGGCCCGCTGGCCTGA
- a CDS encoding Ig-like domain-containing protein, with the protein MEKRVMTNGKRRKGLTAASALLGGVLVLSACSGGDGGKDSGAERSKDSQAQVDEAAAKDTSEAQITISPKNGADNAGINNDAKVTVTKGTLTKVEMTTEDGAAVKGTLAADAKSWKPDGQLERSTTYKIVATAKDSKDREAHENSSFTTVSPNNSFIGNFTPEDGSTVGVGMPVSLNFDKGITNKAAVQGGITVTSSSGQEVVGHWFNSQRLDFRPEQYWQGGSTVTLKLALDGVEGADGVFGVQQKTVTFKIGRNQVSTVDTKAKTMTVQQDGKTIRTIPISAGSPENPTYNGQMVISEKFKETRMNGATVGFTDDDGKGEYDIKDVPHAMRLSTSGTFIHGNYWGADSIFGSTNTSHGCVGLNDAKGANDPDQPGAWFFDNSIVGDVVVVKNSPDKTIQPDNGLNGWNLSWADWQAGSAA; encoded by the coding sequence ATGGAGAAGCGTGTGATGACGAACGGCAAGCGGCGCAAGGGCCTGACGGCCGCGTCCGCACTGCTCGGCGGGGTGCTGGTGCTCTCGGCCTGCAGCGGTGGCGACGGTGGCAAGGACTCCGGAGCCGAGCGTTCGAAGGATTCGCAGGCGCAGGTGGACGAGGCCGCGGCGAAGGACACGTCCGAGGCCCAGATAACCATCTCGCCCAAGAACGGCGCCGACAACGCGGGCATCAACAACGACGCGAAGGTCACCGTCACCAAGGGCACGCTCACCAAGGTCGAGATGACCACCGAGGACGGGGCCGCCGTCAAGGGCACGCTGGCCGCCGACGCGAAGAGCTGGAAGCCGGACGGCCAGCTGGAGCGCTCGACGACGTACAAGATCGTCGCCACGGCGAAGGACTCCAAGGACCGCGAGGCCCACGAGAACTCCTCCTTCACCACCGTCTCGCCGAACAACAGCTTCATCGGCAACTTCACGCCCGAGGACGGTTCGACCGTCGGCGTCGGAATGCCGGTCTCGCTCAACTTCGACAAGGGGATCACCAACAAGGCCGCCGTGCAGGGCGGGATCACCGTCACGTCGAGCAGTGGCCAGGAGGTCGTCGGTCACTGGTTCAACTCCCAGCGCCTGGACTTCCGCCCCGAGCAGTACTGGCAGGGCGGCTCCACCGTCACCCTGAAGCTGGCGCTCGACGGCGTCGAGGGCGCGGACGGTGTCTTCGGTGTCCAGCAGAAGACGGTCACCTTCAAGATCGGCCGTAACCAGGTCTCCACCGTCGACACCAAGGCCAAGACGATGACCGTCCAGCAGGACGGCAAGACGATCAGGACCATCCCGATCTCCGCCGGCTCCCCGGAGAACCCGACGTACAACGGCCAGATGGTGATCTCCGAGAAGTTCAAGGAGACCCGGATGAACGGTGCCACGGTCGGCTTCACGGACGACGACGGCAAGGGTGAGTACGACATCAAGGACGTCCCGCACGCGATGCGGCTCTCCACGTCGGGCACCTTCATCCACGGCAACTACTGGGGCGCCGACTCGATCTTCGGTTCGACCAACACCAGCCACGGCTGTGTCGGTCTGAACGACGCGAAGGGCGCGAACGACCCCGACCAGCCGGGTGCCTGGTTCTTCGACAACTCCATCGTCGGTGACGTGGTCGTCGTCAAGAACTCCCCGGACAAGACCATCCAGCCCGACAACGGCCTCAACGGCTGGAACCTGAGCTGGGCGGACTGGCAGGCCGGCTCCGCCGCCTGA
- a CDS encoding GNAT family N-acetyltransferase, which produces MLMTLGTPPSEAETDAWHDVIAAAHLQDVPASVPEPGRTETAGKLRVRSPNARMLHLVSVAADGSYDGVAALLLFTEESNRHTAFLDALVVRPEARRRGVGAALWGAIRAELTADGRSSVSTMLEVGGAGEAFVDGLGFGKVLPLAWYVQRVREADAALPEARLPDGYRFADWDGVVPDALADEFARAHDVMRDAPAGGVDERTPRWDAERVRGAARLVDDRGGIILTSVVLAEAEDGGAESIAAYSELVLRDPSHTRALQYDTVVVSEHRGRGLGRAVKRHLLGTLAERHPGVREISTSVADDNAPMLAVNAALGYRRERPAGIFQAKL; this is translated from the coding sequence ATGCTGATGACTCTGGGGACCCCGCCGTCCGAGGCGGAGACAGACGCCTGGCATGACGTGATCGCGGCTGCCCATCTCCAGGACGTGCCCGCGTCCGTCCCGGAACCCGGCCGCACCGAGACCGCCGGGAAGCTGCGCGTGCGGTCGCCCAACGCGCGGATGCTCCATCTGGTGTCGGTCGCTGCCGACGGCTCGTACGACGGCGTGGCCGCGCTGCTGCTGTTCACCGAGGAGAGCAACCGGCACACCGCCTTCCTCGACGCCCTGGTCGTCCGTCCCGAGGCCAGACGCCGGGGCGTGGGCGCCGCGCTGTGGGGCGCGATACGGGCCGAACTGACCGCCGACGGGCGCAGTTCGGTCTCCACCATGCTCGAAGTGGGCGGCGCCGGTGAGGCGTTCGTCGACGGGCTGGGCTTCGGCAAGGTGCTGCCGCTGGCCTGGTACGTCCAGCGGGTCCGGGAGGCGGACGCCGCGCTGCCCGAGGCACGACTGCCCGACGGCTACCGCTTCGCGGACTGGGACGGCGTCGTACCGGACGCGCTGGCGGACGAGTTCGCGCGGGCGCACGACGTGATGCGCGACGCCCCCGCCGGTGGTGTGGACGAGCGGACGCCGAGATGGGACGCGGAGCGGGTACGCGGCGCCGCCCGGCTCGTCGACGACCGGGGCGGCATCATCCTCACCTCCGTGGTGCTGGCGGAGGCCGAGGACGGTGGCGCCGAGAGCATCGCCGCGTACAGCGAACTCGTCCTGCGCGACCCGTCCCACACCCGGGCGCTCCAGTACGACACGGTGGTCGTCTCGGAGCACCGCGGGCGCGGACTCGGCCGGGCGGTCAAGCGCCATCTGCTGGGCACGCTCGCCGAACGCCATCCCGGAGTAAGGGAGATCAGCACCAGCGTCGCCGACGACAACGCGCCGATGCTGGCCGTGAACGCGGCGCTCGGCTACCGGCGCGAGAGGCCCGCCGGGATCTTCCAGGCCAAGCTCTAG
- a CDS encoding acyl-CoA carboxylase epsilon subunit, translating into MIKVVRGNPTAEELAAALAVVRARAAAGAELTPGAAPPAPGWSDPARVARRETRRPGPRAWARTYWPG; encoded by the coding sequence ATGATCAAGGTTGTACGAGGCAATCCGACCGCCGAGGAGCTGGCCGCCGCACTCGCGGTGGTCCGGGCCCGCGCGGCGGCCGGGGCCGAGCTGACGCCGGGCGCCGCGCCGCCCGCACCGGGGTGGTCGGACCCGGCCCGCGTCGCCCGCCGCGAGACCCGCCGCCCGGGGCCGCGGGCGTGGGCGCGTACGTACTGGCCGGGGTAG
- a CDS encoding sensor domain-containing diguanylate cyclase, with protein sequence MGEDARLRAVVELAQAMASAQTSNESWRAAALGARDALAGSFAALSVWERDLGRLKVLVNAGDLAEGEEEFPGDESYPVHRFPEIAEFLHERWAGGGEPNAWVETVDGPATATGRPGYCHQRVAALRRRGRGCCVVAPIVLHGRAWGELYVARPLGGRVFGRDDADFATVIASVVASGIAQTERLEEVRRLAFTDPLTGLANRRAVDARLDEAVARHRGDGAVVSLVVCDLNGLKRVNDTHGHAVGDRLLERFGSLLSVCGARLPGALAARLGGDEFCLLTVGPPADAVVEVADELCRRAAELELGEGVACGVASTGDPIGPLPSARRLFRLADAAQYRAKAARSVGPVVAGRDGGVVRLADEPPRAPSGVSSGERRRFRGMTRGSG encoded by the coding sequence ATGGGAGAGGATGCGCGCCTACGCGCCGTGGTGGAACTTGCCCAGGCGATGGCCTCGGCGCAGACCTCGAACGAGTCCTGGCGGGCCGCCGCGCTCGGCGCGCGCGACGCGCTGGCCGGCAGCTTCGCCGCGCTGTCCGTGTGGGAGCGGGACCTGGGGCGGCTCAAGGTCCTGGTGAACGCCGGGGACCTGGCGGAGGGGGAGGAGGAGTTCCCCGGGGACGAGTCGTATCCCGTGCACCGGTTCCCCGAGATCGCGGAGTTCCTGCACGAGCGGTGGGCGGGCGGCGGCGAGCCCAACGCCTGGGTCGAGACGGTCGACGGCCCGGCCACCGCGACCGGTCGGCCCGGCTACTGCCACCAGCGGGTCGCCGCGCTGCGCCGGCGCGGCCGGGGATGCTGCGTGGTGGCGCCGATCGTCCTGCACGGGCGGGCGTGGGGGGAGCTGTACGTGGCGAGGCCGCTCGGGGGGCGGGTCTTCGGCCGCGACGACGCGGATTTCGCGACCGTCATCGCCTCGGTCGTGGCGTCGGGGATCGCCCAGACGGAGCGCCTCGAAGAGGTCCGCCGGCTGGCCTTCACGGACCCGCTGACGGGGCTGGCGAACCGCCGCGCGGTGGACGCGCGCCTCGACGAGGCGGTCGCGCGGCACCGCGGGGACGGGGCGGTGGTCAGCCTGGTCGTCTGCGACCTCAACGGGCTCAAGCGGGTGAACGACACGCACGGGCACGCGGTGGGTGACCGGCTGCTGGAACGATTCGGCTCGCTGCTCTCCGTGTGCGGGGCGCGGCTGCCGGGGGCGCTCGCCGCGCGGCTCGGCGGCGACGAGTTCTGTCTGCTGACGGTGGGACCGCCGGCGGACGCCGTGGTGGAGGTCGCGGACGAACTGTGCCGCCGGGCCGCGGAGTTGGAGCTGGGCGAGGGGGTGGCGTGCGGGGTCGCGTCGACGGGGGACCCGATCGGGCCGCTGCCGTCGGCCCGCCGGCTGTTCCGTCTCGCGGACGCGGCGCAGTACCGGGCGAAGGCGGCGCGGTCGGTGGGGCCGGTGGTGGCGGGTCGGGACGGCGGGGTGGTCCGCCTGGCGGACGAGCCGCCGCGGGCGCCGTCGGGGGTGTCGTCGGGGGAGCGGAGACGGTTCCGGGGCATGACCAGGGGGTCGGGGTGA